One window of the Bacillota bacterium genome contains the following:
- a CDS encoding histidine kinase — protein MMPQNKFNKWLLVLLSSIFLLPLLHLFDSYTIPQRVHKLTRDTEILSSSYDLSLDISAMISNTRAYVLYSEEKYVEEFHSISTRLTKKEINLYNMVDSSEKEIISELMISSKKYVSLVEEDIITAVQQGDKKTIELLKNRHEFLSSELKEKISSVRQLRQEAMDKDLSTIISLQATKRTLSIITIFTSLLLLLIGTRKFLWPLLTEFSRMDQLTTQLKNPVVITTSKGYVTKINKAAQDLLSTPAERVEGKTLNEAVSNFPYTQSIIQPLFNVILDGEDINAYQTFYSRSGYKTLLTVDYIPFSLYNRPAGAAMIAQPSEIRRDKSFLFEAIESERKKISIEIHDWIGRNMSPIIHSLDYILNVGAESIPPHTNDQLVQLRKHCQNAANDMRSIMNDIHPYLIDKVGLLSALESYARNFEQTHGVKVYLFYQDRPLDLSKTAQIVIYRITQEALTNVTKHSNANEVDIFFTQEDHLLKIEIVDNGDIPHSEGGGKGLWGMKERANLIGGDLVYGFAESGFAVTLTIPLLKEGQAGGQD, from the coding sequence ATGATGCCTCAAAACAAATTCAATAAATGGCTATTGGTACTCTTGTCAAGCATTTTCTTGCTCCCCCTGCTTCACCTTTTTGATTCGTATACCATACCCCAAAGGGTTCATAAACTGACCCGGGATACCGAAATCTTAAGTTCCAGTTATGATTTATCTCTGGACATTTCTGCAATGATTTCAAATACCCGTGCTTATGTTTTATACTCTGAGGAAAAATATGTTGAAGAATTCCACAGTATAAGCACCCGGCTCACAAAAAAAGAGATCAACCTTTATAATATGGTCGACTCTTCAGAAAAAGAAATCATCAGTGAATTAATGATATCGAGCAAGAAATATGTTTCCCTTGTGGAAGAAGACATTATCACCGCTGTACAACAAGGCGATAAAAAGACTATAGAGCTGCTAAAGAACCGGCATGAGTTTTTAAGCTCTGAACTTAAGGAGAAGATCAGTTCCGTCCGGCAACTTCGCCAAGAAGCAATGGATAAAGATTTATCTACCATTATTTCCCTTCAGGCCACAAAGAGAACACTTTCCATCATCACAATATTCACTTCTTTACTGCTTTTGTTGATCGGGACACGTAAGTTCCTTTGGCCACTACTAACTGAATTCAGCCGTATGGACCAATTGACAACCCAACTTAAGAACCCGGTAGTTATCACAACTTCCAAAGGATACGTTACAAAGATCAATAAAGCAGCGCAAGACCTTCTATCAACACCTGCAGAAAGAGTAGAGGGTAAGACGTTAAATGAAGCAGTTAGCAATTTCCCCTACACCCAGAGTATAATACAACCACTCTTTAACGTTATTCTGGACGGAGAAGATATTAACGCTTACCAAACATTTTACAGCCGTTCAGGATACAAAACCCTGTTGACGGTAGATTATATACCATTTTCCTTGTATAACAGACCGGCCGGAGCAGCAATGATTGCCCAGCCAAGTGAGATACGGCGCGACAAAAGTTTTTTGTTTGAGGCCATTGAGTCAGAGCGGAAAAAGATTTCCATTGAAATACACGATTGGATCGGACGCAATATGTCCCCCATCATACATTCACTGGATTACATTTTAAATGTCGGGGCAGAGAGTATTCCGCCACATACCAATGACCAGCTAGTTCAATTGAGAAAACACTGTCAAAATGCCGCCAATGATATGAGAAGCATCATGAACGACATTCATCCTTACTTAATAGATAAAGTAGGGCTTCTGTCCGCTCTGGAATCCTACGCCCGCAATTTCGAACAAACGCATGGCGTCAAAGTCTATTTATTCTACCAGGACCGCCCGCTGGACTTAAGCAAGACGGCTCAGATTGTAATTTACCGGATAACCCAAGAGGCGTTAACCAATGTAACCAAGCACAGTAATGCCAACGAAGTAGATATTTTCTTTACCCAGGAAGACCATTTATTAAAGATAGAAATTGTCGATAACGGCGATATTCCCCACTCTGAGGGAGGCGGCAAAGGGTTATGGGGTATGAAAGAACGAGCGAATTTAATCGGCGGTGATTTAGTTTATGGGTTTGCGGAGAGCGGTTTTGCCGTAACCCTTACCATCCCGCTCTTAAAGGAGGGACAAGCCGGTGGACAAGATTGA
- a CDS encoding response regulator transcription factor gives MEEIKIMLVEDHHIVREGLRRLIEMEPGMMVVAEAGSCKEAMANLQKDTDIILLDIKLPDGDGLELCEHISPKIPGVKYIALTTYDDPLFVKKAMEHGVNGFIPKHASFDEIKSAITITLRDGRYLYPGLDTSKLFNLSETGLNNMEIKILQLIATGENQKDIAEKLFISLSTLRRRLKGICTKLGVKTTEEAVASAAKKGLIH, from the coding sequence ATTGAGGAAATAAAAATTATGCTGGTGGAAGATCACCATATTGTCAGGGAAGGCCTACGGCGTCTCATCGAAATGGAGCCCGGCATGATGGTGGTAGCGGAAGCGGGCTCGTGCAAAGAAGCCATGGCCAACCTGCAAAAGGATACCGATATCATCCTTTTGGATATTAAGCTTCCGGATGGAGACGGCCTTGAGCTTTGTGAACATATTTCCCCGAAAATCCCCGGCGTGAAATATATCGCCCTCACCACATACGATGACCCATTGTTTGTAAAAAAAGCAATGGAACACGGGGTGAATGGCTTTATTCCCAAGCATGCATCTTTTGATGAAATCAAATCGGCAATCACAATCACCCTCAGGGACGGCCGCTACCTTTATCCCGGCCTGGATACAAGTAAATTGTTTAACCTGTCTGAAACAGGATTAAACAACATGGAAATTAAGATTTTACAATTAATTGCCACCGGGGAAAACCAAAAAGACATCGCCGAAAAATTATTTATCAGCCTTTCCACGCTGCGAAGGAGACTTAAGGGAATATGTACCAAACTGGGAGTAAAAACGACTGAAGAAGCAGTTGCATCCGCGGCCAAAAAAGGATTAATACATTAG
- a CDS encoding histidine kinase translates to MKDILGAKKTVPLVIAIFILSFITLFLIVEFRFLNQTIQEYEAGIQKIAVNKTNGFIDELKLFTENWAQKIELQKNTAAIKNIADSDNRISNVYLLDSRGYVIKALNGKENYRFTNKDLVKQTQQSNKSYISTGSTANTTGHLLVSAPLSIEEKEVSLIIEFSINQFKQEIFQEFLQPNYKVALFDNAGRALVWPFDSNELGRFHPQNVKKFTSGDIKYTIKKTAIAGTSLQLFFFAKDNNFDTYRIVTIMFLLFALYFCIYQFLVEFWQANSAKSYFDNIDFDILNHLKEGIMITNKFNRIIFANKAAHDFFPEKEITFKKTNLKEILGHVGASNKKFTLKKSDKSLEIIRSPIFKNGKILGSLAVISESVAKERLCALMFSKLIEILEDGVIFVTQENKIDTANMMAQYYLGKVEKGMNINDINSELAASIQEHNGASVRRITLPAINLVCEIIPVYNESGMQAGTLVFLKNPSKLE, encoded by the coding sequence ATGAAGGACATATTAGGAGCAAAAAAAACAGTACCTCTGGTTATAGCCATATTCATTTTAAGCTTTATTACTTTATTTCTTATTGTAGAATTTCGGTTTTTAAACCAGACCATCCAGGAATATGAGGCAGGGATCCAGAAGATAGCCGTCAATAAAACCAACGGTTTTATTGACGAACTCAAGCTATTTACCGAAAATTGGGCCCAAAAGATAGAACTACAAAAAAACACCGCCGCTATCAAAAATATTGCTGACTCAGATAACAGAATTAGCAATGTATACCTGCTTGACAGCCGTGGTTACGTAATCAAGGCACTTAACGGTAAAGAAAATTATCGTTTTACCAACAAAGATTTAGTCAAACAAACGCAACAAAGTAACAAGTCCTACATATCCACCGGCAGTACGGCTAATACTACCGGCCATTTGCTTGTGTCAGCCCCGCTCAGCATAGAAGAAAAAGAGGTTTCTTTAATTATAGAGTTTTCCATTAACCAATTTAAACAAGAAATCTTTCAAGAATTTTTACAGCCCAATTATAAGGTAGCCCTGTTTGACAATGCAGGTAGAGCATTAGTGTGGCCTTTTGACTCCAACGAACTGGGCAGGTTTCATCCCCAAAACGTAAAGAAATTTACCAGTGGTGATATAAAATATACAATCAAAAAAACCGCTATCGCGGGAACGTCGCTGCAGCTATTCTTTTTTGCCAAAGATAACAACTTTGACACTTACCGCATAGTAACCATAATGTTCCTTTTATTTGCGCTTTACTTTTGTATTTATCAGTTCTTAGTAGAATTCTGGCAGGCTAACAGTGCCAAATCCTACTTTGACAACATAGATTTTGACATTCTCAATCACCTAAAAGAGGGCATCATGATTACTAATAAATTTAATAGAATCATCTTTGCCAATAAAGCTGCACACGATTTCTTTCCGGAAAAAGAAATTACCTTTAAAAAGACAAATCTAAAAGAAATATTAGGACATGTTGGGGCAAGCAATAAAAAATTCACTCTCAAGAAATCAGATAAATCCTTAGAAATAATACGCTCCCCTATCTTCAAAAACGGCAAAATACTGGGATCACTGGCTGTAATCAGTGAGAGCGTGGCCAAAGAACGATTATGCGCTCTTATGTTTTCCAAACTAATAGAAATTCTGGAGGACGGCGTAATATTTGTCACCCAAGAAAATAAAATCGATACCGCCAACATGATGGCCCAATACTATTTGGGCAAAGTAGAAAAAGGGATGAATATAAACGACATTAACTCGGAACTAGCCGCATCAATCCAAGAACACAACGGAGCTTCTGTCCGGAGAATTACACTGCCTGCAATTAACCTTGTTTGTGAAATTATACCTGTTTACAATGAATCCGGCATGCAGGCAGGCACACTGGTCTTTTTGAAAAACCCTAGTAAATTGGAGTGA
- a CDS encoding universal stress protein, with protein MRDLMKEGFKLFQKILLLANGYPNLEQSQKAAFSLAQNGRREIIALYIINSAWDDILGDEWISDGKTLKEFHIYFEAGLKRKAETSLEDIRSKGTVNNIKVHGTIQRGNPEKLILSACARLGTEGVFILPLLPKSADERIRVNAKKLINKTSCPILLVPELKKHQDNN; from the coding sequence TTGCGCGATTTAATGAAGGAGGGGTTTAAACTGTTCCAAAAAATATTGCTGCTGGCTAATGGTTATCCCAACCTTGAGCAATCACAGAAAGCCGCTTTTTCTCTAGCCCAAAACGGACGCCGGGAAATAATCGCCTTATATATCATTAACAGCGCCTGGGATGATATTTTGGGTGATGAATGGATCAGTGATGGGAAAACGCTTAAAGAATTTCACATTTATTTCGAAGCAGGATTAAAGAGAAAAGCAGAGACCTCCTTAGAGGATATAAGGAGTAAAGGAACTGTAAATAACATTAAAGTACACGGTACAATCCAAAGGGGAAACCCGGAAAAATTAATTCTTTCGGCCTGTGCAAGGCTTGGCACGGAAGGGGTCTTCATCTTACCGCTCCTACCTAAAAGTGCCGACGAAAGAATAAGGGTTAACGCCAAGAAACTGATAAATAAAACCTCCTGCCCCATACTTTTGGTGCCGGAGTTAAAAAAGCACCAGGATAATAATTAG
- a CDS encoding putative sulfate exporter family transporter: MLSIAVFARGGADLGFPQWHGLETYFRENAFLSKILVDVLHLNYVLISIFLGMLIRNTVGIPEWAVTGVKTSRLFIKVGVVLLGSLYSIVDLASLGMKAIFIILIFVFLTLSLTLYLGQKKGMSLASVSVLAAGTAVCGVSALVAVAPAVRAKTSDVAYSIATILSLGLIFLLTFPTIGTLIGLSPHQFGVWAGTGILNSGQVLAASLVFDPGTIGQASVSLKTGEIYNIVRVIFLPFIVLLLAVYNSRGTEEDEDYHLNTSLWSKFPVFVIGFLIMVFLTTFGLFGDTSPVSDELLFVRNLYSWFFAIGLAGLGMQISITELRRAGGKPFVVGSIAAVVKAIGALIVVLLFISETP, encoded by the coding sequence ATGCTGTCCATTGCTGTATTTGCCAGGGGTGGGGCTGATTTAGGCTTTCCCCAGTGGCATGGCTTAGAGACTTATTTCAGGGAAAATGCCTTTTTAAGTAAAATCCTCGTGGATGTGTTGCACTTGAACTATGTGCTTATTTCCATTTTCCTGGGCATGTTGATCAGGAATACTGTTGGTATTCCTGAATGGGCTGTAACCGGTGTAAAAACTTCTCGCCTGTTCATAAAAGTGGGGGTTGTTTTGCTTGGTTCATTGTATAGCATTGTGGACCTTGCCAGTTTAGGGATGAAAGCTATTTTTATTATTTTAATCTTTGTATTTTTAACATTATCTTTAACCCTTTACCTGGGACAAAAAAAGGGTATGAGCTTGGCTTCGGTTTCAGTTTTGGCTGCAGGTACGGCAGTCTGTGGTGTTTCGGCTCTTGTTGCTGTAGCACCCGCTGTTAGGGCAAAAACATCAGATGTTGCTTATTCTATTGCTACTATTCTTTCGCTGGGCTTAATTTTTTTGCTTACTTTTCCCACCATAGGTACACTTATCGGTCTTAGCCCGCACCAGTTCGGCGTTTGGGCCGGTACCGGCATTTTGAATTCAGGACAGGTTTTAGCTGCCTCACTGGTTTTTGATCCAGGAACCATAGGTCAGGCATCTGTCAGCCTTAAAACCGGCGAAATCTATAATATTGTAAGAGTTATATTTTTGCCTTTTATTGTTCTTTTGCTGGCCGTTTATAATTCACGGGGAACAGAAGAGGATGAAGATTATCATTTGAATACCAGCCTTTGGAGTAAGTTTCCTGTATTTGTAATAGGCTTTTTGATTATGGTTTTTCTCACCACTTTTGGTTTATTCGGGGATACTTCGCCGGTGTCAGACGAATTGTTGTTTGTCCGCAATCTTTATAGCTGGTTTTTTGCCATTGGCCTGGCCGGCCTAGGAATGCAGATATCTATAACGGAATTGCGCAGAGCAGGCGGAAAACCATTTGTGGTCGGTTCTATAGCCGCTGTGGTAAAGGCCATCGGAGCATTGATTGTAGTGCTGTTATTTATTTCGGAAACACCTTAG
- a CDS encoding NAD-dependent epimerase/dehydratase family protein, which yields MSYWKYKNVFITGCTGLLGSHLTEQLTKQGANVVGLVRDYVPKSRVFSEELNNNMIIVRGNIEDYNLLARAINEYEIDTVFHLAAQTIVSIANKNPLSTFESNIKGTWNVLDACRQNSGVKRIVIASSDKAYGDQEVLPYIEETSLQGKHPYDVSKSCSDLIAHTYYYTYRLPVCITRCGNFYGAGDLNFNRLVPGTIRSALHGESPVIRSDGSFIRDYFYVKDGAEAYMLLAQKMDDLPIHGEAFNFSNELQITVFELVRKILSLMNCSHLKPIIKNEVTEEIRHQYLSTEKAKHILGWQPTYSLDQALKETIEWYKHLLDMSKSC from the coding sequence ATGAGCTATTGGAAATATAAAAATGTATTTATTACTGGATGCACAGGTCTGCTGGGCAGTCATTTAACTGAACAGCTTACAAAGCAAGGTGCAAATGTTGTCGGTCTGGTACGTGATTATGTTCCCAAATCCAGGGTTTTTAGCGAAGAATTAAACAATAACATGATAATTGTGCGTGGAAATATTGAGGATTACAATCTTTTAGCAAGAGCCATTAATGAATATGAGATTGACACGGTGTTTCACCTGGCAGCACAGACTATTGTGAGCATTGCTAATAAAAACCCCTTATCTACCTTTGAATCAAATATAAAGGGAACTTGGAATGTATTAGACGCGTGCCGCCAAAATAGCGGGGTGAAAAGAATAGTTATCGCATCCAGTGACAAAGCATACGGTGACCAGGAAGTCCTTCCTTATATTGAGGAAACATCCTTACAGGGAAAACATCCCTATGATGTCTCCAAAAGCTGTTCCGACTTAATTGCTCATACCTATTACTATACCTATAGATTACCGGTATGTATCACCCGCTGCGGCAATTTTTACGGGGCAGGCGACTTAAACTTTAACCGTCTGGTACCGGGTACCATCCGGTCGGCCCTGCACGGCGAATCACCGGTTATACGCAGTGACGGTTCGTTTATCAGGGATTATTTCTACGTAAAAGATGGGGCTGAAGCATATATGCTTCTGGCCCAAAAGATGGATGACTTGCCAATACACGGCGAGGCTTTTAATTTCAGTAATGAACTGCAAATCACGGTATTTGAACTAGTAAGAAAAATTCTATCTTTAATGAACTGCTCACATTTAAAGCCAATTATTAAAAATGAAGTTACTGAAGAAATAAGACATCAATATCTAAGTACAGAAAAAGCCAAGCATATTCTTGGATGGCAGCCTACATACTCGCTGGATCAGGCTTTGAAAGAAACTATTGAATGGTATAAACACCTACTTGATATGAGCAAATCTTGTTAA
- a CDS encoding glucose-1-phosphate cytidylyltransferase, translating to MRPKVVILCGGKGTRLREETESKPKPLVTVGEMPILWHIMKHYSYYGFNDFILCLGYKGELIKEYFLNYKFRRWDIKLNLKDGIKYFLQDNKLENWNIYFVDTGLETNTGGRIKKIAKYIEEDYFFLTYGDGVSNINLQELEDFFLKKGKIGVITGVKPESKYGEILVDSGDIIAEFNEKPLLNNHINGGFCVFNKEIFNYMNENSILEKEVFRNLARDKELALYKHEGFWKCMDTYKDCKELNKMWHSDNPPWQVF from the coding sequence GTGAGGCCTAAAGTAGTTATTCTTTGCGGGGGGAAGGGCACGCGTCTAAGGGAAGAGACGGAAAGTAAGCCCAAGCCACTTGTTACTGTAGGCGAAATGCCTATTTTATGGCATATAATGAAGCATTATTCCTATTACGGTTTTAATGACTTTATCTTATGCCTGGGCTATAAAGGAGAGCTTATTAAAGAATACTTTTTAAACTATAAATTTCGCCGGTGGGATATAAAATTAAATTTGAAAGACGGCATAAAATATTTTTTGCAGGATAACAAATTGGAAAATTGGAACATTTATTTTGTCGATACCGGTTTGGAGACTAATACCGGGGGTCGTATTAAAAAGATTGCAAAATATATTGAAGAAGATTATTTCTTTTTAACTTATGGAGACGGAGTTTCTAACATTAACCTTCAAGAACTGGAAGACTTTTTTCTGAAAAAGGGTAAAATCGGAGTTATAACAGGGGTGAAACCAGAATCAAAATATGGGGAAATCCTTGTAGATTCCGGCGATATTATTGCTGAATTTAATGAAAAACCTTTGCTTAATAATCATATCAACGGTGGCTTTTGCGTATTCAATAAAGAGATATTCAACTATATGAACGAAAATTCAATTCTTGAAAAAGAAGTGTTTAGGAATTTAGCTAGAGATAAAGAACTGGCTTTATATAAACATGAAGGATTCTGGAAATGCATGGATACGTACAAAGATTGTAAAGAGCTAAATAAAATGTGGCATAGTGATAATCCCCCGTGGCAGGTGTTTTAG
- the rfbH gene encoding lipopolysaccharide biosynthesis protein RfbH has product MAYKVGDILKVENKCFLVASLGNNEYYVWSMINSNSKEASYVLEARDYIPTNESKKLPLGIDLNYQLKVNSNSVQGKLGEANRSCLEKLWRRDFSKRAKEFYNLFHSPKLFIPGHSWISCSGKAYDGQEMSNLIDASLDFWLTNGRYASLLEEKLVAFLGAKYCLLTTSGSSANLLAVSALTSPKLGRRQLKPGDEVITVAAGFPTTITPIIQNRLVPVFVDVDLDTYNVNVEQLETAVSEKTRAIILAHTLGNPFNLDAVTKIARKYNLWLIEDNCDALGSTYKAKYTGTFGDLATLSFYPAHHITTGEGGAVITGDPLLKNIVESFRDWGRDCWCPPGHDNTCKRRFQRQLGSLPFGYDHKYTYSHLGYNLKLTDMQAAIGVAQMEKLPEFILSRKRNFQLLYEGLREYRDLFILPRATEHADPSWFGFLLTQRPEAPFTRQQLINHLEKHRIRTRLLFAGNITRQPAFQGVEYKVAGELKNTNIIMNKTFWIGLYPGLGKDEIRYILDTFNDFILRVSPEEDK; this is encoded by the coding sequence ATGGCGTATAAAGTTGGGGACATACTAAAAGTAGAAAATAAATGCTTTTTGGTGGCATCACTTGGGAATAACGAATATTATGTTTGGTCAATGATAAATTCTAATTCAAAAGAGGCATCCTATGTTTTAGAGGCAAGGGATTATATTCCTACAAATGAAAGTAAGAAACTCCCTTTAGGCATCGATCTGAATTACCAACTTAAAGTTAATAGCAATAGTGTTCAGGGTAAGTTGGGAGAAGCCAACAGGTCTTGCCTGGAAAAACTTTGGCGACGCGATTTTTCCAAGCGGGCAAAGGAATTCTATAATTTGTTTCATTCTCCTAAGCTTTTTATACCGGGGCATAGCTGGATATCCTGCTCCGGCAAGGCCTATGATGGACAGGAAATGTCTAACTTAATCGATGCATCCCTAGATTTTTGGTTAACCAACGGTAGATACGCGTCCTTACTCGAAGAAAAACTGGTAGCATTTCTCGGTGCCAAGTACTGCCTATTGACAACTTCCGGGTCTTCGGCCAACTTGCTGGCCGTATCCGCCCTTACTTCACCCAAACTTGGCCGGCGGCAGCTTAAACCCGGCGACGAAGTAATTACAGTCGCTGCCGGTTTCCCTACCACTATTACTCCCATTATTCAAAACCGGCTGGTACCGGTTTTTGTGGATGTTGATCTGGATACATATAATGTTAACGTTGAACAATTGGAGACCGCTGTCAGTGAAAAAACAAGGGCCATCATACTGGCCCATACCCTGGGTAACCCTTTTAATCTTGATGCTGTTACCAAAATCGCCCGTAAATATAATCTCTGGCTTATCGAAGATAACTGTGATGCTTTAGGTTCCACCTATAAAGCAAAGTACACCGGTACGTTCGGGGACCTGGCAACTTTAAGCTTTTACCCCGCCCACCACATTACCACAGGTGAAGGCGGCGCGGTAATTACCGGCGACCCTCTGTTAAAAAATATAGTAGAATCATTCCGGGATTGGGGAAGAGACTGTTGGTGCCCACCGGGACACGACAATACCTGCAAGCGACGCTTTCAGCGGCAGCTGGGCTCCCTCCCTTTCGGATATGATCACAAATATACTTATTCTCACCTTGGATATAACCTAAAATTAACGGATATGCAGGCAGCCATTGGAGTGGCCCAGATGGAGAAATTACCGGAGTTTATTCTTTCCCGAAAACGGAACTTTCAACTCCTATATGAAGGGTTGCGTGAATACCGGGATTTATTTATTCTCCCAAGAGCTACAGAACACGCCGACCCCAGCTGGTTTGGTTTTTTGCTTACCCAGCGACCGGAAGCACCCTTTACTAGGCAACAGTTGATCAATCACTTGGAAAAACACCGTATCAGGACAAGGCTTCTCTTTGCCGGCAATATTACCCGGCAGCCAGCTTTTCAAGGGGTAGAATACAAGGTGGCAGGAGAGCTGAAGAACACCAATATTATTATGAACAAAACCTTCTGGATCGGCCTGTATCCCGGATTGGGTAAAGATGAAATCCGGTACATTCTAGATACATTTAATGACTTTATTTTGAGAGTTTCACCGGAGGAGGATAAGTAA
- a CDS encoding glycosyltransferase family 4 protein, translated as MRIDQITPSMRYRNDINSTVWVLQKIIKDIGFESCTLSEPVQAKEKEYIIYHMLPGSQVAKTLSGIESKQKVLFYHGIMPPEEKLAKVKNRFAITFTTTKYLEKDLQKAGYGGIKVLPLPVDLRDYEREPDAQLIRTYDDEYTNILFAGQITPNKKLEETILVFNYYHKKFNPKSRLFLVGSFSADAGYCQKLLDLIKELEIKNIFLPGRANFAQLLAYYRLSHIFLSMSEYEGLPTPLVEAMYLKVPVIAFGHGAVPEVLGGAGCLIDDKDIRETARLLDLIVKDREKREKIIRRQSERVAAFQPEKVFPLYSEAITEAFGCP; from the coding sequence ATGCGGATAGATCAAATTACCCCTTCCATGCGGTACAGAAATGATATCAACAGTACTGTTTGGGTGTTGCAAAAAATTATTAAAGATATTGGCTTTGAGTCGTGCACTTTAAGCGAACCCGTACAGGCAAAGGAGAAAGAATACATTATTTATCATATGCTTCCAGGGTCACAAGTAGCTAAAACCTTATCCGGCATAGAATCAAAACAGAAAGTGCTTTTTTACCATGGGATTATGCCCCCCGAGGAGAAACTGGCAAAAGTAAAAAACCGGTTTGCAATTACTTTTACCACTACAAAGTACCTGGAGAAGGATTTACAAAAAGCGGGTTATGGAGGGATTAAGGTTTTACCCCTGCCGGTAGACCTTAGGGATTATGAACGGGAACCCGACGCGCAGTTGATAAGGACGTATGATGATGAATATACTAACATACTTTTTGCCGGCCAGATTACTCCCAATAAAAAGCTAGAAGAAACTATACTGGTTTTTAATTATTACCATAAAAAATTTAATCCTAAATCCCGATTGTTCCTGGTAGGAAGCTTTTCGGCAGATGCCGGGTACTGTCAGAAGTTGTTGGATTTGATAAAGGAACTGGAGATAAAAAATATCTTTCTACCCGGCCGTGCTAACTTTGCACAGCTTCTGGCATATTACCGGCTATCCCATATTTTTTTAAGTATGAGTGAATATGAAGGGTTACCTACGCCATTAGTTGAGGCTATGTATTTAAAGGTCCCGGTTATCGCCTTCGGGCATGGAGCTGTGCCGGAAGTTCTGGGAGGGGCCGGCTGTCTTATCGATGATAAGGATATACGGGAAACAGCAAGGCTGCTGGACCTCATAGTTAAGGACAGGGAAAAACGAGAAAAAATAATCAGACGGCAGTCAGAAAGAGTGGCCGCCTTTCAGCCTGAAAAAGTTTTCCCCTTGTACAGTGAGGCGATTACGGAAGCTTTTGGTTGTCCTTAA
- a CDS encoding CatB-related O-acetyltransferase — translation MLVIIGENSGITPFHYQLFGPNDVILVGKWSGMSLQSKILGGGEHHFTNVSNLQINSILNMAEMAENNFKGHSSKNNFMEGFMEWYDQDLYTRGPTIIGNDVLATYNAIILSGVKIGDGALIGAGAVVRKDIPPYAIVAGNPARVAGYRFSEEQIKALLRIRWWDWSFEELLAFKEYFAGDVDTFISKAFEKMKEEGRL, via the coding sequence ATGCTGGTTATTATAGGGGAAAATTCGGGTATAACACCTTTTCACTATCAACTCTTTGGTCCTAATGATGTTATTCTGGTTGGAAAATGGAGCGGTATGTCATTACAATCAAAAATATTGGGGGGGGGTGAACATCACTTTACAAATGTATCGAATCTGCAAATTAATTCAATTTTAAATATGGCAGAAATGGCTGAGAATAATTTTAAAGGACATAGCAGCAAAAATAACTTCATGGAAGGTTTTATGGAGTGGTATGACCAGGATTTATACACAAGAGGCCCGACAATTATCGGTAATGATGTACTGGCCACATATAACGCCATCATATTATCCGGAGTTAAAATAGGAGACGGCGCCTTGATAGGAGCCGGTGCGGTAGTTAGAAAAGACATCCCTCCCTATGCAATAGTTGCCGGAAATCCGGCCAGAGTTGCGGGCTATAGGTTTTCTGAGGAACAAATAAAAGCCTTGCTGCGAATTAGATGGTGGGATTGGAGTTTTGAGGAATTACTTGCCTTTAAAGAGTATTTTGCCGGGGATGTTGATACCTTTATTTCCAAGGCCTTCGAAAAAATGAAAGAAGAAGGTAGGTTATAG